Proteins encoded together in one Thermococcus sp. window:
- a CDS encoding DUF366 family protein, producing MELLVVKDRRIDYDGSAIKSHWAYRNFGILGNSLVVFRGKCDVKVEEMIDIEDLRASKEIKSDDMVHYIIEVFDLVNALFASTLQKLFIARLCEVLGEYGIKTTRKGDDIYVNGRKLSISIATVSPVSVKIHIGINVEAKGIPEGVDAVGLKELGITDIDDFMEKTGEALVAEFKKVKKDSLKVRWAQ from the coding sequence ATGGAGCTTTTGGTTGTCAAGGATAGGCGCATTGATTACGACGGCTCGGCAATTAAAAGCCACTGGGCCTACAGGAATTTTGGAATCCTTGGAAATTCGCTCGTCGTCTTCCGCGGGAAGTGCGACGTTAAAGTCGAGGAAATGATTGATATAGAAGATTTGAGGGCGAGCAAGGAAATCAAAAGCGACGACATGGTGCACTACATAATTGAGGTCTTTGATTTGGTCAACGCGCTTTTCGCCTCAACCCTCCAGAAGCTGTTTATAGCAAGGCTCTGTGAAGTTCTCGGCGAATACGGGATAAAGACTACCAGAAAGGGCGACGACATCTACGTGAACGGCAGAAAGCTTAGCATCTCAATAGCCACAGTTTCCCCCGTCAGCGTCAAGATTCACATCGGGATAAACGTTGAAGCCAAAGGAATCCCCGAGGGTGTGGATGCAGTCGGTCTCAAGGAGCTTGGAATAACAGACATTGATGACTTCATGGAGAAGACCGGAGAGGCCCTTGTTGCTGAGTTCAAAAAGGTAAAGAAGGACAGCCTTAAGGTTCGGTGGGCTCAGTAG